A genome region from Ottowia testudinis includes the following:
- a CDS encoding monovalent cation/H+ antiporter subunit A: MDLVYLMLLPFAGSLVAALMPTHARTAAAAWAALVAAAALVWVALLFPTLQAGTVLREEYRWIPSAGINFAVRMDGFAWMFAMLVTGIGTLVALYARYYMSKNDPVPRFFSFFLAFMGAMLGVVLSGNVVQLAFFWELTSLFSFLLIGYWHHRRDARRGARMALTVTGAGGLAMLAGMLMLGHIAGSYQLDVILGAGERIRAHPLYTPMLLLVLLGALTKSAQFPFQFWLPRAMAAPTPVSAYLHSATMVKAGVFLLARLWPALSGTEQWFWLVGGAGVITLVLGAYVAMFQTDLKGLLAYSTISHLGLITLLLGLNRDLAAVAAVFHIMNHATFKASLFMAAGIIDHETGTRDIRRLSGLWKAMPITGTLAFVASAAMAGVPLMNGFLSKEMFFAETIDLSARPWLDVGLPIAATVAGIFAVVYSLRFSIDVFLGPPARDLPLAPHEPVRWMRVPIEVLVLLCIVVGMFPQWSIGPALDVAARPVVGGPMPRFSLAIWHGFNKPLVMSLIALTGGIALFMLLRGGLESGRIRRVPLLHRLDGQRLFQSALYGLDRASRWALAALSTHRLQPQMLLMVAVAIAVATAALWPGGVGWGPRARTPGSLEFALLWVFGGVAAIATANQAKFHRLVALVALGAVGLVVSLTFLWFSAPDLALTQLTVEVVTTVLFLLGLRWLPKRLPHEPGRLGLRVRLRRARDLTVSVAAGTGMAVLAYAMMTRPAPQSISPFFIDRALPEGGGTNVVNVMLVDFRAFDTLGEITVLGIVGLTVYALLRRFRPPRETAVLPPQQRAVPPDLVSDLINPRTAQDTALGYAMVPAVLVRLLLPVAAVIAMYFFMRGHNLPGGGFVAGLVVAIAFLTQYIVAGTRWVEAHLQLKVIRWIAWGLLIAVATGLGSLGFGYPFLTSHTAHLTLPVIGEIHLASAMFFDLGVFAVVVGATLLILTALAHQSVRGHRRAPEKTVTASTGPREID, encoded by the coding sequence ATGGACCTTGTCTACCTGATGCTGCTGCCGTTTGCCGGCAGCCTGGTCGCCGCCCTGATGCCGACGCACGCGCGCACGGCGGCGGCGGCCTGGGCGGCGCTGGTAGCAGCAGCGGCGCTGGTGTGGGTGGCGCTGCTGTTTCCCACCCTGCAGGCGGGCACGGTGCTGCGCGAGGAATACCGCTGGATTCCGTCGGCCGGCATCAACTTCGCCGTGCGCATGGACGGCTTTGCCTGGATGTTCGCCATGCTGGTAACCGGCATCGGCACGCTGGTGGCGCTGTACGCGCGCTACTACATGAGCAAGAACGACCCGGTGCCGCGCTTTTTTTCGTTCTTCCTGGCCTTCATGGGCGCCATGCTGGGCGTGGTGCTGTCGGGCAACGTGGTGCAGCTGGCGTTCTTTTGGGAATTGACCAGCCTGTTCAGCTTTCTGCTGATCGGCTACTGGCACCACCGCCGCGACGCGCGGCGCGGCGCCCGCATGGCGCTGACGGTAACCGGCGCCGGCGGCCTGGCCATGCTGGCCGGCATGCTGATGCTGGGCCACATCGCCGGCAGCTACCAGCTTGACGTGATTCTGGGCGCGGGCGAGCGCATCCGCGCCCACCCGCTGTACACGCCCATGCTGCTGTTGGTGCTGCTGGGGGCGCTGACGAAAAGCGCGCAGTTCCCGTTCCAGTTCTGGTTGCCGCGCGCCATGGCGGCGCCGACGCCCGTGTCGGCCTATTTGCATTCGGCCACCATGGTGAAGGCGGGCGTGTTTCTGCTGGCGCGGCTGTGGCCGGCGCTGTCGGGCACCGAACAATGGTTCTGGCTGGTCGGCGGTGCCGGCGTCATCACGCTAGTGCTGGGCGCTTACGTGGCCATGTTCCAGACCGATCTGAAAGGGCTGCTGGCCTATTCCACCATCAGCCACCTGGGCCTGATCACGCTGCTGCTGGGGCTGAACCGCGATTTGGCGGCGGTGGCGGCGGTGTTCCACATCATGAACCACGCCACTTTCAAGGCGTCGCTGTTCATGGCCGCCGGCATCATCGACCACGAAACCGGCACGCGCGACATCCGCCGCCTGTCGGGGCTGTGGAAGGCCATGCCGATCACCGGCACGCTGGCCTTCGTCGCCAGCGCGGCGATGGCGGGCGTGCCGCTGATGAACGGTTTTTTGTCGAAGGAGATGTTCTTCGCCGAGACCATCGACCTGAGCGCCAGGCCCTGGCTGGACGTTGGCCTGCCGATTGCCGCCACGGTGGCGGGCATCTTCGCCGTGGTGTATTCGCTGCGCTTTTCGATCGACGTGTTTCTGGGGCCGCCGGCGCGCGATTTGCCGCTGGCGCCGCACGAGCCGGTGCGCTGGATGCGCGTGCCGATCGAGGTGCTGGTGCTGCTGTGCATCGTGGTGGGCATGTTTCCGCAATGGTCCATCGGCCCGGCGCTGGATGTGGCGGCGCGGCCGGTGGTGGGCGGGCCGATGCCGCGCTTCAGCCTGGCGATCTGGCACGGCTTCAACAAGCCGCTGGTGATGAGCCTGATCGCGCTGACGGGCGGCATCGCGCTGTTCATGCTGCTGCGCGGCGGGCTGGAAAGCGGGCGCATCCGCCGCGTGCCGCTGCTGCACCGGCTGGACGGGCAGCGCCTGTTCCAGAGCGCCTTGTACGGGCTGGACCGCGCCAGCCGCTGGGCGCTGGCGGCGCTGTCCACGCATCGCCTGCAGCCGCAGATGCTGCTGATGGTGGCGGTGGCCATCGCCGTGGCCACAGCGGCGCTGTGGCCCGGCGGCGTGGGCTGGGGCCCCCGCGCACGCACGCCCGGCAGCCTGGAGTTCGCCCTGCTGTGGGTGTTTGGCGGCGTGGCCGCCATTGCCACGGCCAACCAGGCCAAGTTCCACCGCCTGGTGGCGCTGGTCGCGCTGGGCGCGGTGGGGCTGGTGGTGAGCCTGACTTTTTTGTGGTTCTCGGCGCCCGACCTGGCGCTGACGCAGCTGACGGTGGAGGTGGTGACCACGGTGCTGTTTCTGCTGGGCCTGCGCTGGCTGCCCAAGCGCCTGCCCCACGAACCGGGGCGGCTGGGCCTGCGCGTGCGGCTGCGCCGGGCGCGCGATTTGACCGTGTCGGTGGCGGCTGGCACCGGCATGGCGGTGCTGGCCTACGCCATGATGACGCGGCCGGCGCCGCAGAGCATTTCGCCCTTCTTCATCGACCGCGCGCTGCCCGAAGGCGGCGGCACCAACGTGGTCAACGTCATGCTGGTGGACTTTCGCGCCTTCGACACCCTGGGCGAGATCACGGTGCTGGGCATCGTGGGCCTGACGGTGTATGCGCTGCTGCGGCGCTTTCGCCCGCCGCGCGAAACGGCGGTGCTGCCGCCCCAGCAGCGCGCCGTGCCGCCCGATCTGGTGAGCGACCTGATCAACCCGCGCACCGCGCAGGACACGGCGCTGGGCTACGCCATGGTGCCGGCGGTGCTGGTGCGGCTGCTGCTGCCGGTCGCGGCGGTGATCGCCATGTATTTCTTCATGCGTGGCCACAACCTGCCGGGCGGCGGCTTCGTGGCCGGGCTGGTGGTGGCCATCGCCTTTCTCACGCAGTACATCGTGGCGGGCACGCGCTGGGTCGAGGCGCACCTGCAGCTCAAGGTGATCCGCTGGATCGCCTGGGGGCTGCTGATCGCGGTGGCCACGGGGCTGGGATCGCTGGGGTTCGGCTACCCCTTCCTGACCTCACACACCGCGCACCTGACGCTGCCGGTGATCGGCGAGATTCACCTGGCCAGCGCCATGTTCTTCGACCTGGGCGTGTTCGCGGTGGTGGTCGGCGCCACGCTGCTGATCCTCACCGCGCTGGCGCACCAGTCGGTGCGCGGCCACCGGCGCGCACCCGAGAAAACCGTCACGGCCAGCACGGGGCCACGGGAGATCGACTGA
- a CDS encoding response regulator — translation MRILLVEDDTMIGEVVLDALRAEHYAADWVKDGAMAQTALATTPYDLLLLDLGLPRADGLAVLRWLRAQKQRLPVLIATARDAVADRVAGLDAGADDYIVKPYDLDELLARIRALLRRADGRAEPAYEWGEVRIVPATREVTRGGEPVPLSAREWAVLEPLLARPGRVLSRQQLEEKLYSWRDDVSSNAVEVYIHGVRKKLGAGLIENQRGLGYRVPNDTPP, via the coding sequence ATGCGCATCCTGCTGGTGGAAGATGACACCATGATCGGCGAGGTGGTGCTCGACGCCCTGCGCGCCGAGCACTACGCCGCCGACTGGGTGAAGGACGGCGCCATGGCCCAAACCGCGCTGGCCACCACGCCCTATGACCTGCTGCTGCTCGATCTGGGCCTGCCGCGCGCCGACGGCTTGGCGGTGCTGCGCTGGCTGCGAGCGCAAAAGCAGCGCCTGCCGGTGCTGATCGCCACCGCGCGCGACGCCGTGGCCGACCGCGTGGCGGGGCTGGACGCCGGCGCCGACGACTACATCGTCAAACCCTACGACCTGGATGAGCTGCTGGCCCGCATCCGCGCCCTGCTGCGCCGCGCCGACGGCCGGGCCGAGCCGGCGTATGAGTGGGGCGAGGTGCGCATCGTGCCCGCCACGCGCGAGGTCACGCGCGGCGGCGAGCCGGTGCCGCTGTCGGCGCGCGAATGGGCGGTGCTGGAGCCGCTGCTGGCGCGCCCCGGCCGCGTGCTGTCGCGCCAGCAGCTGGAAGAAAAACTGTATTCGTGGCGCGACGACGTCAGCAGCAACGCGGTGGAGGTCTATATCCACGGCGTGCGCAAGAAGCTGGGCGCGGGGCTGATCGAGAACCAGCGCGGTTTGGGCTACCGGGTGCCAAATGACACTCCCCCCTGA
- a CDS encoding ATP-binding protein has product MTLPPESPAASSPQGDNAGARGDPERGVPARPAPRPSDEARIGRALALEKIAARADSASAGGQKHAESASSLRARLTGALLLAVLAFAALQAAVTYRTARAETEALFDAQMQRIALSLSGSLGAGALDDAAPAADTPAAREMIIQIWRADGLMLYRSPLGQLLPPQAVIGFSDAVAGGERYRIYALRTATQVVQVAQLAEARRRMAGALALQAVLPIALLAPVLMLIVGWVVGRALGPIERVRRQVAARQPDDLAPLPVAGLPAEVRPLVDEMNGLLTRLSAAWDALTHFTADAAHELRSPLAALRLQVQGLQRAATPEARQVAEGRLLAGIDRATRLVEQLLALARQEGAARDAPPVAVDLSALARQAAADAQADAARRDVHLTLDAPAAAPVPGQPDALAVLLRNLLDNALRHTPAGGQVRVSVHVRAAGQGAEGPELAVEDSGPGIAPADRERVLDRFYRAPGAPGHGSGLGLAIVRAVAERHGAAVEIGASGALGGARVAVRFGRGGLSFT; this is encoded by the coding sequence ATGACACTCCCCCCTGAGTCGCCTGCGGCGTCTTCCCCCCAGGGGGACAACGCTGGCGCTCGGGGAGACCCCGAGCGCGGCGTTCCAGCGCGGCCTGCTCCGCGGCCATCGGACGAGGCGCGCATCGGGCGTGCGCTTGCTCTTGAAAAAATAGCTGCTCGCGCTGATTCAGCAAGCGCTGGAGGCCAAAAACATGCTGAATCCGCGTCATCGCTGCGCGCCCGCCTGACCGGCGCGCTGCTGCTGGCGGTGCTGGCGTTCGCGGCGCTGCAAGCCGCCGTCACCTACCGCACCGCGCGAGCCGAGACCGAGGCGCTGTTCGACGCCCAGATGCAGCGCATCGCGCTGTCGCTGTCGGGCAGCCTGGGCGCCGGCGCGCTGGACGACGCGGCACCGGCCGCCGACACGCCGGCCGCGCGCGAGATGATCATCCAGATCTGGCGCGCCGACGGCCTGATGCTGTACCGCAGCCCGCTCGGCCAGCTGCTGCCGCCGCAGGCGGTGATCGGCTTTTCCGACGCCGTGGCGGGCGGCGAGCGCTACCGCATCTACGCCCTGCGCACCGCCACCCAGGTGGTGCAGGTGGCGCAGCTGGCCGAGGCGCGGCGCCGCATGGCGGGTGCGCTGGCGCTGCAGGCCGTGCTGCCCATCGCGCTGCTGGCGCCCGTGCTGATGCTGATCGTCGGCTGGGTGGTGGGCCGCGCGCTCGGCCCCATCGAGCGCGTGCGCCGCCAGGTGGCCGCGCGCCAGCCCGACGATCTGGCGCCGCTGCCCGTGGCCGGCCTGCCGGCGGAAGTGCGGCCGCTGGTGGACGAGATGAACGGCCTGCTGACGCGCCTGTCGGCCGCGTGGGACGCGCTGACGCACTTCACCGCCGATGCCGCGCACGAGCTGCGCTCGCCCCTGGCCGCGCTGCGCCTGCAGGTGCAGGGCCTGCAGCGCGCTGCCACGCCCGAGGCGCGCCAGGTGGCCGAAGGCCGCCTGCTGGCGGGCATCGACCGCGCCACGCGGCTGGTCGAGCAATTGCTGGCGCTGGCGCGGCAAGAGGGCGCCGCGCGCGATGCGCCGCCGGTGGCTGTGGATCTGTCCGCTTTGGCGCGGCAGGCGGCGGCCGATGCGCAGGCCGACGCGGCGCGCCGCGACGTTCATCTGACGCTGGACGCGCCGGCCGCCGCGCCCGTGCCCGGCCAGCCCGACGCGCTGGCCGTGCTGCTGCGCAACCTGCTCGACAACGCCCTGCGCCACACGCCCGCCGGCGGCCAGGTGCGCGTGAGCGTGCACGTGCGGGCGGCCGGGCAGGGCGCCGAAGGCCCCGAACTGGCCGTGGAAGACAGCGGCCCCGGCATCGCGCCCGCCGATCGAGAGCGCGTACTCGACCGCTTCTATCGCGCCCCCGGCGCGCCCGGCCATGGCAGCGGCTTAGGGCTAGCCATCGTGCGGGCGGTGGCCGAGCGGCACGGGGCGGCCGTTGAAATCGGCGCCTCGGGCGCGCTGGGCGGCGCGCGGGTGGCGGTGCGCTTCGGTCGTGGCGGCTTAAGTTTCACCTAA
- a CDS encoding Do family serine endopeptidase — protein MNNSMQWTSKKLVAALIAAGVLGGVGATAVRQLPLAAPAQAQVVAPAPAAAGVGATITAPDFSAITAKYGPAVVNISVSGTRKVALQGGDDDDSAPAASPRGAPDAQMQDFMRRFGLPPGMFGPMPGQRGGGAPEVTRGQGSGFIISPDGLILTNAHVVRGADEVTVKLTDRREFRAKVLGQDAKTDVAVLKIDASGLPTAPLGSSQALKPGEWVLAIGSPFGFENTVTAGVVSAKGRSLPDDSAVPFIQTDVAVNPGNSGGPLFNVRGEVVGINSQIYSRSGGYQGVSFAIPIELATHIQRQIVAHGKVEHARLGVTVQEVNQAFADSFKLPRPEGALVSQVEPGSAADKAGLKSGDVITRVDGQPVVASGDLPARIGLARPGDHVKLDIWRQGKPEQLTALLGGAKGKAAAVADAAGAPQGKLGLALRPLQPQENQQAQLDGGLVVEQASGAAARAGVQAGDVLVSVNGQPVKDIEQVRGLVAKAGKSVALLIQRGDQQLFVPVRVG, from the coding sequence ATGAACAACTCCATGCAATGGACTTCGAAGAAGCTGGTGGCGGCGCTGATCGCCGCTGGCGTGCTGGGCGGCGTGGGCGCCACGGCCGTGCGGCAGCTGCCGCTGGCCGCCCCGGCACAAGCGCAGGTGGTGGCGCCCGCACCCGCGGCGGCTGGTGTGGGCGCGACCATCACCGCGCCCGATTTCAGCGCCATCACCGCGAAATATGGCCCTGCGGTGGTCAACATCAGCGTAAGCGGCACGCGCAAGGTGGCGCTGCAGGGCGGCGACGACGATGACAGCGCCCCCGCCGCATCGCCACGCGGCGCGCCCGATGCGCAGATGCAGGACTTCATGCGCCGCTTCGGCCTGCCGCCCGGCATGTTCGGGCCCATGCCCGGCCAGCGCGGCGGCGGCGCGCCCGAGGTCACGCGCGGCCAGGGCTCGGGCTTCATCATCAGCCCCGACGGGCTGATTCTGACCAACGCCCACGTGGTGCGCGGCGCGGACGAAGTCACCGTCAAGCTGACCGACCGGCGCGAATTTCGCGCCAAGGTGCTGGGTCAGGACGCCAAGACCGACGTCGCCGTGCTGAAGATCGACGCCAGCGGCCTGCCCACCGCGCCGCTGGGCAGCAGCCAGGCGCTCAAGCCCGGCGAATGGGTGCTGGCCATCGGCTCGCCGTTCGGCTTTGAAAACACTGTGACGGCTGGCGTGGTCAGCGCCAAGGGCCGCTCGCTGCCCGACGACAGCGCCGTGCCCTTCATCCAGACCGACGTGGCGGTGAACCCCGGCAACTCGGGCGGCCCGCTGTTCAACGTGCGCGGCGAGGTGGTGGGCATCAACTCGCAGATCTACAGCCGATCGGGCGGGTATCAGGGCGTGTCGTTCGCCATTCCGATCGAGCTGGCCACGCACATCCAGCGGCAGATCGTGGCGCACGGCAAGGTCGAACACGCGCGCCTGGGCGTGACGGTGCAGGAGGTGAACCAGGCCTTTGCCGACTCGTTCAAGCTGCCCCGGCCCGAAGGTGCGCTGGTGTCGCAGGTCGAGCCGGGCAGCGCGGCCGACAAGGCGGGGCTGAAGTCGGGCGACGTGATCACGCGCGTGGACGGCCAGCCGGTGGTGGCCTCGGGCGATCTGCCGGCGCGCATCGGCTTGGCCCGGCCGGGCGACCACGTCAAGCTGGACATCTGGCGCCAGGGCAAGCCCGAGCAGCTGACGGCGCTATTGGGCGGCGCCAAGGGCAAGGCCGCCGCCGTGGCCGACGCCGCCGGCGCGCCGCAAGGCAAGCTGGGCCTGGCGCTGCGACCGCTGCAGCCGCAGGAAAACCAGCAGGCCCAGCTGGACGGCGGCCTGGTGGTGGAGCAGGCCAGCGGCGCCGCCGCGCGCGCGGGCGTGCAGGCGGGCGACGTGCTGGTGTCGGTCAACGGCCAGCCGGTGAAGGACATCGAGCAGGTGCGCGGCCTGGTCGCCAAGGCCGGCAAATCGGTGGCACTGCTGATTCAGCGCGGCGATCAGCAGTTGTTCGTGCCGGTGCGGGTGGGCTGA
- a CDS encoding IS1595 family transposase has protein sequence MPINPIQFQASLSLPEFMRLYTSQQQCEDALVVTRWPQGWRCPRYEGAHHWCTRDGHGRRLWQCAACDYQCSVTAGTIFEHTRLPLPKWFLALYLISQSKNGISALALRRQLGVSYKAAWLLKHKVLEVMRMRDESRPLCGRVEIDDAYLGGERTGHAHGGRGALNKTAFVAAVQTDERQRPQRMRLTPVVGFTNEAIEQWAGKALAAGAQVISDGTACFARVSQVGASHERHVTGGGRQAAQLPAFKWVNTMLGNVKMALAATYHGIKHSKYGARYLAEFAYRFNRRHDLAALPMRLLRAAATTKPQPMRIIRTPERVPAIWG, from the coding sequence ATGCCCATCAACCCGATCCAGTTTCAGGCCAGCCTGTCCTTGCCCGAATTCATGCGTTTGTACACTAGCCAGCAGCAATGCGAGGACGCCTTGGTGGTCACGCGCTGGCCCCAGGGCTGGCGCTGCCCGCGCTACGAGGGCGCGCACCACTGGTGCACCCGCGATGGTCATGGGCGCCGTCTGTGGCAGTGCGCCGCATGCGACTACCAATGTTCCGTCACCGCGGGCACCATCTTTGAGCACACCCGTTTGCCTTTACCCAAGTGGTTCCTGGCGCTGTATCTGATCAGCCAGAGCAAGAACGGCATCAGTGCGCTGGCGCTGCGCCGCCAGTTGGGCGTGAGCTACAAGGCTGCCTGGCTGCTTAAGCACAAGGTGCTGGAGGTCATGCGTATGCGCGATGAATCGCGCCCGCTGTGCGGGCGCGTGGAGATTGACGATGCCTATCTGGGCGGTGAACGCACCGGTCACGCCCATGGCGGGCGCGGCGCGCTGAACAAGACGGCGTTTGTGGCGGCGGTGCAGACCGATGAGCGCCAGCGCCCGCAGCGCATGCGCTTGACGCCGGTAGTCGGCTTTACCAACGAGGCTATCGAGCAATGGGCGGGCAAGGCGCTGGCCGCTGGGGCGCAGGTGATCTCTGATGGCACGGCCTGCTTTGCGCGGGTGAGCCAGGTGGGCGCCAGCCACGAGCGGCATGTCACCGGCGGTGGTCGTCAGGCCGCTCAACTGCCCGCCTTCAAGTGGGTCAACACGATGCTGGGCAATGTGAAGATGGCCTTGGCCGCGACGTATCACGGTATCAAGCACAGCAAGTATGGCGCGCGCTATCTGGCAGAGTTTGCTTATCGATTCAATCGCCGCCATGACTTGGCGGCATTGCCAATGCGATTGCTGCGCGCAGCCGCAACAACCAAACCCCAGCCCATGCGCATCATCAGAACACCTGAGCGGGTACCTGCGATATGGGGCTAA
- a CDS encoding pyridoxal phosphate-dependent aminotransferase, with protein MRQAVLNLEESKIREVANAGFGRADVLPFWFGESDEVTPAAIRDAGIASLQAGETFYSHNLGLPELRQAVADYTARLHGHVAVDRLAITSGGVNALIVAMQALIDAGDEVVAVTPVWPNLTAQPRILGARLSCVALQPDAEGAWRLDLPALLAAITPQTKMLVVNSPNNPTGWTLSKDEQAAILARCRETGTWILSDEVYERLYYRGDTASGAAPSFLDLARPDDRLVVVQSFSKAFLMTGWRLGYLVMPPAMTPQVGKLLEFNTSCAPVFVQRAALVALRQTEAITPRIVAHLQSCRDTLVPLLQAVPGVRTSAAPGGMYAFLRVDGFDDSLALAKRLVAEAGLGLAPGIAFAPEAQGWLRWCFASKDVARLGQGVDRLRDWLAAQG; from the coding sequence ATGCGTCAAGCCGTCCTGAACCTCGAAGAATCGAAAATCCGTGAAGTCGCCAACGCCGGCTTCGGCCGCGCCGACGTGCTGCCGTTCTGGTTCGGCGAAAGCGACGAAGTCACGCCGGCCGCCATCCGCGACGCCGGCATTGCCTCGCTGCAGGCGGGCGAAACCTTTTATTCGCACAACCTGGGGCTGCCCGAGTTGCGCCAGGCCGTGGCGGACTACACGGCGCGGCTGCACGGCCACGTGGCGGTCGACCGGCTGGCCATCACCTCGGGCGGCGTCAACGCGCTGATCGTCGCCATGCAGGCGCTGATCGACGCCGGCGACGAGGTGGTGGCGGTGACCCCGGTGTGGCCCAACCTGACGGCGCAGCCGCGCATCCTGGGCGCGCGCCTGAGCTGCGTGGCGCTGCAGCCCGATGCCGAGGGTGCCTGGCGGCTCGACCTGCCAGCGCTGCTGGCGGCCATCACGCCGCAGACGAAGATGCTGGTGGTCAACTCGCCCAACAACCCGACGGGCTGGACGCTCTCGAAAGATGAGCAGGCGGCCATTCTGGCGCGCTGCCGCGAGACAGGCACCTGGATCCTGTCGGACGAGGTGTACGAGCGCCTCTACTACCGCGGCGATACCGCATCGGGCGCCGCGCCGAGCTTTCTGGACCTGGCCCGGCCGGACGACCGGCTGGTGGTGGTGCAGAGTTTTTCCAAAGCCTTTCTGATGACCGGCTGGCGCCTGGGCTACCTGGTGATGCCGCCCGCCATGACGCCGCAAGTCGGCAAGCTGCTGGAGTTCAACACCTCGTGCGCGCCGGTGTTCGTGCAGCGCGCGGCGCTGGTGGCGCTGCGGCAGACCGAGGCCATCACCCCGCGCATCGTGGCGCACCTGCAAAGCTGCCGCGACACGTTGGTGCCGCTGCTGCAGGCCGTGCCTGGCGTGCGCACCAGCGCCGCGCCGGGCGGCATGTACGCCTTTTTGCGTGTGGACGGCTTCGACGACTCGCTGGCGCTGGCCAAACGCCTGGTGGCTGAAGCCGGGCTAGGGCTGGCGCCCGGCATCGCCTTTGCGCCCGAGGCGCAAGGCTGGCTGCGCTGGTGCTTTGCGTCGAAAGATGTGGCGCGGCTGGGGCAGGGCGTCGATCGGCTGCGCGACTGGCTGGCGGCGCAAGGCTGA
- the speD gene encoding adenosylmethionine decarboxylase: protein MRVLPHTDSPTPVIASGAALGGGRAVTRKAPGLHLIGDLYACQGDARLMTDAGALEAFCKQAVLDAGLTTVGSLFHSFGEGEGVTGAVVLAESHLALHTWPEDDYVTLDVYVCSYSCDNSAKAEALFDTLLQAFKPADPHLHRVVRA, encoded by the coding sequence ATGCGTGTTCTGCCTCATACCGATTCCCCGACCCCTGTCATCGCGTCCGGCGCCGCGCTGGGCGGCGGACGCGCCGTGACGCGCAAGGCGCCCGGCCTGCACTTGATCGGCGATCTGTACGCCTGCCAGGGCGACGCCCGCCTGATGACCGACGCCGGCGCGCTCGAAGCCTTCTGCAAGCAGGCTGTGCTGGATGCGGGCCTGACCACTGTCGGCAGCCTGTTCCACAGCTTTGGCGAGGGCGAGGGCGTGACCGGCGCCGTCGTGCTGGCCGAATCGCACCTGGCGCTGCACACCTGGCCGGAAGACGACTACGTCACGCTCGACGTCTACGTCTGCAGCTACAGCTGCGACAACTCGGCCAAGGCCGAAGCGCTGTTCGACACGCTGCTGCAGGCCTTCAAGCCGGCCGACCCGCACCTGCACCGCGTCGTGCGGGCATGA
- the speE gene encoding polyamine aminopropyltransferase gives MSAPARGDAFAVEQLSPDFGFYLRTTDLLAEARSADQHIEIVQTPLFGRAMRIDGCFMTSEQDEFFYHEPMVHLPAITHGDVRQALIVGGGDGGAAHNLLRYPRLERVVLAELDREVIDMARQWLPAVHRGAFDDPRLELRLGDGRAYIESCEAQFDQIVLDLTDPFGPAVALYTRDFYRLCQRALKPGGVLSLHVQSPIHRGDMMARIVASLRSVFGVVRPYLQYVPLYGTLWGMAMASDRADPLTVSATEVDARLAARGLNGLKLYSGATHHAMLSLPPFVKNLLSAPAAPIDDGDDLDESSLALPAGALCLVEG, from the coding sequence ATGAGCGCGCCCGCGCGCGGCGATGCGTTCGCCGTCGAGCAGCTGTCGCCCGACTTCGGCTTTTACCTGCGCACCACCGACCTGCTGGCCGAGGCGCGCTCGGCCGATCAGCACATCGAGATCGTGCAGACGCCGCTGTTCGGCCGCGCCATGCGCATTGACGGCTGCTTCATGACGTCGGAGCAGGACGAATTCTTCTACCACGAGCCGATGGTGCACCTGCCCGCCATCACGCACGGCGACGTGCGCCAGGCGCTGATCGTCGGCGGCGGCGATGGCGGCGCGGCGCACAACCTGCTGCGCTACCCGCGCCTGGAGCGCGTGGTGCTGGCCGAACTCGACCGCGAGGTGATCGACATGGCGCGCCAGTGGCTGCCTGCCGTACACCGCGGCGCCTTCGACGATCCGCGGCTGGAGCTGCGCCTGGGCGACGGCCGCGCCTACATCGAATCGTGCGAAGCGCAGTTCGACCAGATCGTGCTCGATCTGACCGACCCGTTCGGGCCGGCGGTGGCGTTGTATACGCGCGACTTCTACCGGCTGTGCCAGCGCGCGCTCAAGCCCGGCGGCGTACTGTCGCTGCACGTGCAGTCGCCCATCCACCGCGGCGACATGATGGCGCGCATCGTGGCCTCGCTGCGCAGCGTGTTCGGCGTCGTGCGGCCCTATCTGCAATACGTGCCGCTGTACGGCACGCTGTGGGGCATGGCGATGGCGTCCGATCGCGCCGACCCGCTGACCGTGTCCGCCACAGAGGTGGATGCGCGGCTGGCGGCGCGCGGTTTGAACGGCCTCAAGCTCTACAGCGGCGCCACGCACCACGCCATGCTCAGTCTGCCGCCATTCGTAAAAAACCTGCTGTCGGCGCCCGCCGCGCCGATTGATGACGGAGATGATCTGGACGAGTCAAGCTTGGCGCTGCCAGCCGGCGCATTGTGCCTGGTTGAGGGGTGA